Proteins encoded together in one Triticum dicoccoides isolate Atlit2015 ecotype Zavitan chromosome 7B, WEW_v2.0, whole genome shotgun sequence window:
- the LOC119337037 gene encoding gamma carbonic anhydrase 1, mitochondrial-like, with product MAKAFYAVGFWIRETGQALDRLGCRLQGNYFFHEQISGHRTLMNIFDKAPHVHKEAFVAPSASLIGDVEVGQGSSIWYGCVLRGDANNVQVGSGTNIQDNSVVHVAKSNLTGKVFPTIIGDNVTVGHSAVLQGCTVEDEAFVGMGATLLDGVVVEKHGMVAAGALVRQNTRIPCGEVWGGNPAKFLRKLTDEEIAFIAESAANYSNLAKAHAVENAKPLEKIDFEKVLRKKFTHHDEEHDSMLSGTREVPPELAPPSPTPAQ from the exons ATGGCAAAGGCATTTTACGCGGTGGGGTTCTGGATCCGGGAGACCGGTCAGGCCCTCGACCGCCTCGGCTGCCGCCTCCAGGGGAACTACTTCTTCCACGAGCAGA TTTCAGGGCATCGCACACTTATGAACATCTTTGACAAAGCCCCTCATGTTCACAAAGAGGCATTTGTCGCTCCAAGTGCATCCCTTATTGGTgatgttgaagttggacaagggtcTTCAATTTGGTACGGCTGCGTCTTAAGAG GGGATGCAAATAACGTTCAAGTTGGATCTGGGACGAATATACAGGACAATTCTGTTGTGCATGTGGCAAAATCTAATCTAACTGGGAAAGTCTTTCCAACCATCATTGGAGACAATGTCACAGTAG GACATAGTGCTGTATTACAAGGATGCACTGTTGAGGATGAAGCTTTTGTTGGTATGGGAGCAACCCTGTTAGATGGTGTTGTTGTGGAAAAGCATGGGATGGTTGCTGCTGGAGCCCTTGTAAGACAGAACACAAGGATCCCTTGTGGAGAG GTATGGGGCGGAAACCCTGCGAAATTTCTGAGGAAGCTCACAGATGAGGAGATTGCTTTCATTGCGGAATCAGCTGCCAACTATTCCAACTTAGCCAAGGCACACGCTGTTGAGAATGCCAAGCCCTTGGAAAAGATTGATTTTGAGAAAGTGCTGCGCAAGAAATTCACTCACCATGACGAGGAACACGATTCCATGCTTAGTGGCACTCGAGAGGTCCCTCCAGAGCTGGCGCCACCCAGCCCTACCCCTGCTCAATAA